The following proteins are co-located in the Pseudomonadota bacterium genome:
- a CDS encoding imidazole glycerol phosphate synthase cyclase subunit produces the protein MHNMRLIARLDVKGPNLVKGIQLEGLRKMGNPNKFAKKYYDDGIDEIIYMDIVASLYERNNIKEIVRRTSEDVFIPITVGGGIRSVEDAKEILRAGADKVAINTAAIKNPQLICEVSQRFGSQCMVLSIEAKKNGNKQWEAYYDYGREKTGIDVIEWAQQGYDLGAGEILLTSIDMEGGAKGFDLELVRTISDMLPIPVIASGGMGNIDDLEKVIKYGHADAVAMAHVLHYGIHTVGEIRDECLQRKIKLRIC, from the coding sequence ATGCACAACATGCGACTCATCGCCCGTCTTGATGTTAAGGGGCCGAATCTTGTCAAAGGAATACAACTCGAAGGCCTCCGCAAAATGGGAAATCCCAACAAATTTGCGAAAAAATACTATGACGATGGGATTGATGAGATTATTTATATGGATATTGTGGCAAGTCTATATGAGCGGAATAATATTAAGGAGATTGTGCGACGAACCTCTGAGGATGTCTTCATCCCCATAACTGTTGGTGGAGGGATCCGCTCTGTTGAGGATGCCAAGGAGATACTCCGCGCTGGTGCCGATAAGGTTGCTATAAACACTGCAGCAATCAAAAATCCTCAACTTATATGTGAGGTCTCGCAGAGATTTGGCTCTCAGTGTATGGTTCTTTCTATTGAAGCGAAGAAAAACGGCAATAAACAGTGGGAGGCCTATTACGACTATGGCCGGGAAAAGACAGGCATTGATGTGATAGAATGGGCACAACAAGGCTATGACCTCGGCGCTGGGGAAATCCTGCTTACGTCCATTGATATGGAGGGCGGGGCAAAAGGATTTGATCTTGAGCTTGTCAGGACAATCTCTGATATGCTTCCCATACCGGTCATTGCAAGCGGAGGCATGGGGAATATTGATGACCTTGAGAAGGTTATAAAATATGGCCACGCCGATGCAGTTGCCATGGCGCATGTCCTCCATTACGGAATACATACTGTAGGCGAAATAAGAGATGAGTGTCTGCAGCGAAAAATTAAGTTAAGGATATGCTAA
- a CDS encoding N-acetyl sugar amidotransferase, translating into MSAEEKSKQTNNHNDEGELEAYYGLPREVKYCKECVYSNQNPISDNEFAHDINRKKRTLNFNDDGICDACSWADMKKGGTVDWKQREQELIDLCNKHRKDDGSYDCLVPGSGGKDSFYASHVLKYKYGMHPLTVTWAPHMYTDWGWKNFQAWIHAGFDNYLFTPNGRVHRLLTRLATENIFYPFQPFVIGQKNFAPKFALKHKISLIFFGENEAEYGNPVEDNFNPNRDWSYATADDPENVYISGAAVHALKKDYGLAQNDLLPYLPSRLEDMEKMNIQFQFLGYYLPWHPQGNYYYAVEHSDFRCAPERTPGTYSKYNSIDDKIDDFHFLSHYIKFGMGRATYDAAQEIRNEEITRDEGVALVKKFDGEFPERFAEDIFRYLSIPEKEFPVASKMFDNPIVDRDYFMSLCDKFRSQHLWKKENGQWKLRYPIWEIEGK; encoded by the coding sequence ATGAGCGCAGAAGAGAAGTCAAAACAAACAAATAACCATAATGACGAGGGCGAACTCGAGGCTTATTATGGATTGCCCAGAGAAGTGAAGTATTGTAAAGAGTGTGTTTATTCGAACCAGAATCCAATCTCTGACAACGAATTTGCCCACGATATCAATAGAAAAAAAAGAACACTTAATTTTAATGACGACGGCATATGCGATGCATGCAGTTGGGCAGATATGAAGAAAGGTGGCACTGTTGACTGGAAGCAAAGAGAACAGGAATTGATTGATCTCTGCAATAAACACCGCAAAGATGATGGTTCTTATGACTGCCTTGTCCCTGGTTCTGGTGGAAAAGACAGCTTTTATGCTTCACATGTTCTCAAATACAAATACGGCATGCATCCTCTTACGGTAACCTGGGCACCCCATATGTACACTGATTGGGGCTGGAAAAACTTTCAGGCATGGATTCATGCCGGTTTTGATAATTATCTTTTCACTCCGAACGGAAGGGTTCATAGATTATTGACGAGGCTTGCAACAGAGAATATATTTTACCCGTTCCAACCTTTTGTTATCGGACAGAAGAACTTTGCACCGAAATTTGCATTAAAGCACAAAATTTCTCTCATATTCTTCGGTGAAAACGAAGCAGAGTACGGTAATCCGGTAGAAGACAACTTCAACCCTAATAGGGACTGGTCGTATGCGACCGCTGATGACCCGGAAAATGTCTATATATCAGGTGCTGCAGTCCATGCATTGAAAAAAGATTATGGACTGGCTCAAAACGACCTTCTGCCTTATCTACCTTCAAGACTTGAAGATATGGAAAAAATGAACATTCAGTTTCAATTTCTTGGCTATTATCTACCGTGGCATCCGCAAGGTAATTATTATTATGCTGTTGAACACAGTGATTTTCGCTGTGCACCGGAAAGAACACCCGGTACCTACAGCAAGTACAATAGTATCGACGACAAAATTGATGATTTCCACTTCTTATCGCACTACATAAAGTTTGGAATGGGAAGGGCTACATACGATGCTGCTCAAGAGATAAGGAACGAAGAAATCACACGCGATGAAGGAGTTGCCCTTGTAAAAAAGTTCGATGGCGAATTTCCAGAACGCTTTGCAGAGGATATCTTCCGGTATCTTAGCATTCCGGAAAAGGAATTTCCCGTTGCTTCTAAAATGTTTGATAATCCTATTGTAGACAGAGATTATTTCATGAGTCTCTGCGACAAATTCCGCTCCCAGCATCTTTGGAAAAAAGAGAATGGGCAGTGGAAGTTAAGATACCCTATATGGGAAATTGAAGGAAAATAG
- a CDS encoding acylneuraminate cytidylyltransferase family protein translates to MYKERKCLAVITARGGSKGLPGKNIKILLGKPLIAWTIEKALESKYIDRVIVSTDSNEIAAVAEQYGAEVPFMRPEELSGDNIGSFDVVAHAIGYLAEKGDEYDYVTLLEPTSPMRKKGDLDNAIATLIDKEKEADSLVSLGRVNLEHPAVIKKVDDKGYMVPYIKKPEKATGRQGFSPAYFPYGVIYITKIEALYKYKSFYQRRTIPYFVERWQCYEVDDIYDFMIIETIMRERINDIA, encoded by the coding sequence ATGTATAAAGAGAGAAAGTGTCTTGCCGTAATCACTGCAAGAGGGGGAAGTAAAGGTCTTCCTGGAAAAAATATTAAAATTCTCCTTGGAAAGCCCCTCATAGCATGGACAATTGAGAAGGCCCTGGAGAGCAAATATATTGACAGGGTGATTGTTTCTACAGACAGTAACGAGATTGCTGCTGTGGCAGAACAGTACGGAGCAGAAGTACCTTTTATGAGGCCCGAGGAACTCTCCGGCGATAACATAGGTTCCTTTGATGTAGTAGCCCATGCTATTGGATACCTTGCAGAAAAAGGTGATGAATATGATTATGTAACACTCCTTGAGCCCACTTCACCGATGAGGAAAAAAGGAGATCTCGACAATGCTATTGCCACATTGATAGACAAAGAGAAAGAGGCCGATAGTCTGGTGAGTCTGGGAAGGGTTAATCTCGAGCACCCGGCAGTTATAAAGAAGGTCGACGATAAGGGTTATATGGTGCCTTATATTAAAAAACCTGAAAAAGCAACCGGGCGACAGGGATTCAGCCCGGCATATTTTCCCTATGGGGTTATCTATATTACAAAGATCGAAGCCCTCTACAAATACAAAAGTTTTTATCAGCGCAGGACAATACCTTATTTCGTAGAAAGATGGCAATGCTATGAGGTAGATGATATTTACGACTTTATGATAATTGAGACGATAATGCGGGAAAGAATAAATGATATAGCGTAA
- a CDS encoding SDR family oxidoreductase yields MKKYVIISGGLGVLGQSYAKILIDDGYDILLLDTKEYPEDRTIYGEYFQCDITDEKDIARLEKYLSSEGCEIHGLVNNASCQPEGFTNELEDYLPETFRRVLEVNLVGSFLLVRLVVPFMKRQGFGSIVNIGSIQGVVAPTFAIYEGMNITSPLVYAVSKAGIIHFCKWVAAKYGRYGIRCNAVSPGGVGDSQRGGSDFAKTYASRVPLGRMATSTDAAEAVRFLISGRSGYITGQNLLVDGGWTIY; encoded by the coding sequence ATGAAAAAATATGTAATTATATCTGGTGGATTAGGGGTATTGGGTCAGAGTTATGCAAAAATATTAATTGATGATGGCTACGATATTCTGTTGCTTGATACAAAGGAATATCCTGAAGACAGAACGATCTATGGAGAATATTTTCAATGTGATATAACCGATGAAAAAGACATAGCAAGGCTTGAAAAATATCTCTCTTCGGAAGGGTGCGAGATACACGGTCTTGTTAACAACGCATCCTGTCAACCTGAAGGGTTTACTAACGAGCTTGAAGACTATTTACCCGAAACATTCAGGAGGGTTCTTGAAGTAAATCTTGTAGGCAGTTTTCTGCTTGTAAGGCTTGTAGTCCCTTTTATGAAAAGACAGGGGTTCGGGAGTATTGTGAATATTGGCTCCATTCAGGGAGTAGTAGCCCCCACTTTTGCCATATATGAAGGGATGAATATTACATCTCCATTGGTATATGCAGTCTCAAAGGCCGGGATCATTCATTTCTGTAAATGGGTAGCGGCAAAATACGGACGCTATGGCATCAGGTGCAACGCTGTTTCTCCCGGCGGGGTAGGGGATTCACAGAGGGGCGGGAGCGATTTTGCAAAAACTTACGCTTCGAGGGTGCCCCTTGGAAGAATGGCGACATCTACTGATGCAGCTGAAGCGGTACGCTTCCTGATCAGCGGCCGTTCCGGATATATAACCGGCCAGAATCTGCTTGTTGATGGTGGTTGGACAATATATTAA
- a CDS encoding Gfo/Idh/MocA family oxidoreductase, with protein MKFLIIGYGSIGKRHARNILSSGHETVLLRHSRTESNKEGIKEYYSFDNLLAHEGHIDGAVVCSPTSMHLNDVKSLLERGIPFLLEKPPASDLRSTVEMADIIRVKGFKKYDIAFNLRYHPVIRFLKDFITTVGSIYAANIYVGYYLPYWRPDIDYRETSSAKKELGGGVHIELAHDIEYALWFLGFPELLTGYAGKVSSLEISTDDICSAILKYRNGAIAEIHLDYLSHKYLRGGRIIAEKGTLEWEWDGKSGKVNYFSKDKRISEDVFVLEPGYDFNNTYLEELDNFIGIIEGERESMVDIETALNTMKVIGAIERSADEKKWISPDDVHY; from the coding sequence ATGAAATTTCTTATAATCGGATATGGCTCAATTGGAAAGAGACATGCAAGGAACATTCTTTCTTCAGGGCACGAGACTGTTCTGCTAAGACATTCAAGAACAGAGTCGAATAAAGAAGGTATTAAGGAATATTACTCCTTCGATAATCTACTGGCGCATGAAGGGCATATTGACGGAGCTGTTGTATGTTCTCCTACTTCCATGCATCTTAATGATGTGAAATCGCTATTGGAAAGGGGTATTCCCTTTCTTCTTGAGAAGCCGCCTGCCTCAGATTTACGCTCAACAGTTGAAATGGCTGATATAATAAGAGTTAAGGGTTTTAAGAAGTATGATATTGCCTTTAACCTCCGTTATCATCCAGTAATCAGGTTTCTTAAAGACTTTATCACGACTGTGGGAAGTATTTATGCTGCAAATATTTATGTGGGTTATTATCTGCCCTATTGGAGGCCTGATATTGATTACCGTGAAACGTCGAGCGCAAAAAAAGAGCTTGGTGGTGGCGTCCATATTGAACTTGCCCATGATATTGAATATGCTCTATGGTTTCTTGGTTTTCCGGAATTGCTGACAGGATATGCAGGCAAAGTCAGCTCTCTTGAAATATCAACAGACGACATATGTTCGGCTATTTTAAAGTATAGAAACGGTGCTATTGCTGAAATTCACCTTGATTATCTTTCACATAAGTACTTAAGGGGTGGGAGGATTATAGCAGAGAAGGGTACTCTTGAATGGGAATGGGACGGCAAAAGCGGTAAAGTTAATTATTTCAGCAAAGACAAAAGAATATCGGAAGATGTTTTTGTCCTGGAACCGGGTTATGATTTTAATAATACTTATTTGGAAGAACTGGATAATTTTATCGGAATCATAGAGGGTGAGAGGGAGAGCATGGTTGATATTGAGACTGCCTTGAATACCATGAAAGTTATAGGAGCTATTGAAAGGTCTGCCGATGAGAAAAAATGGATTTCTCCTGATGATGTACATTATTAA
- a CDS encoding aminotransferase class III-fold pyridoxal phosphate-dependent enzyme — MKFDKSLKTYKYALDVIPMGTSTFSKNPNLFVIGGAPLFIKSAKGCKIYDVDDNEFIDFSMALGPIILGYANEEVDNAAKAGIDDGLIFTLSCPEEATLAKRLTEIIPCAEMVRFCKNGSDVCEGAIRLARNYTKKLKVMTVGGYHGFHDWFIVSTPRKKGIPDVMAEWILPHNYNDIDAIEKTIKERKDEIAALIMEPVINYEPEEGFLERIRELTKENNIILIYDEMKTGFRLDIGGAQKYFNVIPDLAVFAKGLSNGFPLSVLTGRKYLMEQFEDENCFFSGSYATEKASLNAALKTIEILDRDKVIEHNWKMGSLLKDGITDIINKHDIGDFVKIIGFAPMNHFVITDYDGFTVNEIRSFIQGECAQRGVLFVGYHHTCFAHKEKDIEYTLKTYDEVFSLIKISIQDKSLRNKINGKPISAFNIRKI; from the coding sequence GTAATCGGTGGCGCACCCTTGTTTATAAAATCAGCAAAGGGTTGCAAAATTTATGATGTAGACGACAATGAATTCATTGATTTTTCCATGGCGCTTGGTCCCATTATTCTCGGCTATGCTAACGAAGAGGTGGATAATGCGGCTAAAGCCGGCATTGATGACGGATTGATTTTTACTCTTTCTTGCCCGGAAGAGGCTACCTTGGCAAAGAGGTTGACCGAAATCATCCCTTGCGCCGAGATGGTGAGATTCTGTAAGAATGGCTCTGATGTTTGTGAAGGGGCTATCAGACTTGCACGAAATTACACGAAGAAATTGAAGGTAATGACAGTCGGCGGATATCACGGATTCCATGACTGGTTTATTGTTTCTACGCCTCGCAAAAAAGGTATACCTGATGTGATGGCCGAATGGATCCTGCCCCACAATTACAATGATATTGATGCCATTGAAAAGACCATAAAAGAGAGAAAGGATGAGATTGCAGCCCTCATTATGGAACCTGTTATAAATTATGAACCGGAGGAAGGTTTCCTTGAGAGGATACGGGAGCTTACAAAAGAAAATAATATTATCCTGATATATGATGAGATGAAAACAGGTTTCCGTCTTGATATCGGAGGCGCCCAGAAATATTTTAACGTAATACCCGATCTTGCTGTGTTTGCTAAAGGTCTCTCCAACGGCTTCCCTTTGAGTGTACTTACCGGAAGAAAATACCTCATGGAGCAGTTTGAAGACGAAAACTGTTTCTTTTCCGGTTCCTATGCAACAGAGAAGGCATCACTTAACGCCGCATTAAAGACCATTGAGATACTTGATAGGGATAAAGTAATTGAACATAATTGGAAAATGGGCAGCTTATTGAAAGATGGCATAACAGATATTATCAATAAGCACGACATCGGTGATTTTGTTAAAATCATCGGATTTGCGCCTATGAACCATTTTGTCATAACGGATTATGATGGTTTTACTGTAAACGAGATAAGGTCCTTTATTCAGGGAGAATGTGCTCAAAGAGGAGTGCTTTTTGTAGGATACCACCATACTTGTTTTGCCCATAAAGAGAAAGACATAGAGTATACCTTAAAGACCTATGATGAAGTATTTTCATTAATTAAAATATCTATTCAGGATAAATCACTGAGAAATAAGATTAATGGTAAACCAATAAGTGCTTTTAATATAAGGAAAATATAG